A region of Rhodamnia argentea isolate NSW1041297 chromosome 9, ASM2092103v1, whole genome shotgun sequence DNA encodes the following proteins:
- the LOC115740891 gene encoding GDSL esterase/lipase 7 produces MPMDLQLSLLFSLVLVSAVFSPCMSFPSPQSSPTSSPSPSTSRRGLKNPGIHISSSRLASPSPTPGPLAPALFVFGDSSVDCGTNNFLGTLARADRLPYGRDFDTHEPTGRFCNGRIPVDYLALYLGLPFVPSYLGQRGQAEDMIHGVNYASAGAGLIFSSGSEMGQHVSFTQQVQQFADTCQQFILNMGEDAAADLISSSVIYISVGINDYIHYYLPNVSDVQSLYLPWSFNHFLASSLRQEIKNLYNMYARKVVVMGLPPIGCAPHYLWQYRSKNGECVDEINDAITEFNFAMRFMVEGLGRELTGASITFCDVFQGSMDILKNHEHYGFNFTTDACCGLGKYRGWIMCLSSGMACENASTHIWWDQFHPTAAVNAILADNVWNGLHSRMCYPVNMEEMVVHRTK; encoded by the exons ATGCCGATGGATCtccaactctctctcctcttctcgcTCGTCCTCGTCTCCGCCGTTTTCTCACCGTGCATGTCCTTTCCATCGCCGCAATCGAGCCCTACTTCATCTCCTTCCCCTTCGACTTCTCGTCGAGGACTGAAAAACCCTGGCATCCATATCTCATCTTCACGGCTGGCTTCCCCGAGTCCTACACCTGGTCCTCTCGCCCCTGCACTGTTTGTGTTCGGCGACTCCTCCGTCGACTGTGGCACCAACAATTTCCTCGGGACGCTCGCGAGGGCGGACCGCCTTCCTTATGGCCGAGACTTCGACACCCATGAGCCCACTGGCAGGTTCTGCAATGGACGAATCCCAGTCGACTATCTCG CTCTATATCTCGGTCTTCCGTTTGTACCGAGTTATCTTGGACAGAGAGGACAGGCGGAAGATATGATTCATGGAGTGAACTACGCATCTGCCGGTGCCGGATTAATCTTCTCGAGCGGATCGGAGATG GGTCAACATGTCTCCTTCACTCAGCAAGTCCAGCAATTCGCAGACACATGCCAGCAGTTCATTTTGAATATGGGAGAGGACGCTGCGGCTGATCTCATCTCGAGCTCGGTGATTTATATCTCGGTCGGAATCAACGACTACATACATTACTACTTGCCTAATGTGTCCGACGTGCAGAGCCTGTACTTACCGTGGAGTTTCAACCATTTTCTGGCGTCGTCCCTAAGGCAGGAAATCAAG AACTTGTACAACATGTATGCTAGGAAGGTTGTGGTGATGGGATTGCCGCCCATCGGTTGCGCTCCTCACTATCTGTGGCAGTACAGGAGCAAAAACGGGGAGTGTGTGGATGAGATCAATGACGCAATCACGGAGTTCAACTTTGCCATGAGATTCATGGTCGAGGGGCTAGGTCGGGAGCTCACGGGCGCGAGCATCACCTTCTGCGATGTATTTCAAGGTTCCATGGACATACTGAAGAATCACGAGCATTATG GTTTCAATTTTACTACCGATGCATGCTGCGGGCTAGGCAAGTACAGAGGCTGGATCATGTGTTTGTCGTCCGGAATGGCGTGCGAAAATGCTTCTACGCATATTTGGTGGGACCAGTTCCatccgacggcggcggtgaaCGCAATTTTAGCAGACAACGTGTGGAACGGACTGCACTCGAGGATGTGCTATCCGGTGAACATGGAAGAGATGGTGGTTCATAGGACTAAATGA